From the Gasterosteus aculeatus chromosome 13, fGasAcu3.hap1.1, whole genome shotgun sequence genome, one window contains:
- the LOC120830914 gene encoding transducin-like enhancer protein 1 isoform X1, with translation MFPQGRHPTPHQAPGQPFKFTIPESLDRIKEEFQFLQAQYHSLKMECEKLASEKTEMQRHYVMYYEMSYGLNIEMHKQTEIAKRLNTICAQVIPFLSQEHQQQVVQAVERAKQVTMAELNAVIGVRGLPGLPPTQHLSHNHSGAPVPLTPHPSGLHPSQLGGSAGLLALSGGLGALPPHMLGKDGGDKKPHMSGPDSHASGPDHLREREPGTSNSSLPESLRNSDKRRNGPEFPNDTKKRKVEDKDSSHYDSDGEKSDDNLVVDVSNEDPASPRGTPLPSPRENGLDKARLLKKDPCSPASTASSASSSSLKSKEMAMRDKAGTPGLKSSTPTPRGDSTPGPSATPGTRPSLSKPPSMEIPHPATAGLRTPLAVPGPYPGAFGMLPHGAGMNGELAGAAGAAAYAAGLHNMSPQMSVAAAAAVAAYGRSPMVGFDPHPHMRVPGMPPSLTGIPGGKPAYSFHVAADGQMQPVPFPPDALVGPGIPRHARQINTLNHGEVVCAVTISNPTRHVYTGGKGCVKVWDISHPGNKSPVSQLDCLNRDNYIRSCRLLPDGRTLIVGGEASTLSIWDLATPTPRIKAELTSSAPACYALAISPDSKVCFSCCSDGNIAVWDLHNQTLVRQFQGHTDGASCIDISNDGTKLWTGGLDNTVRSWDLREGRQLQQHDFTSQIFSLGYCPTGEWLAVGMESSNVEVLHVTKPDKYQLHLHESCVLSLQFAYCGKWFVSTGKDNLLNAWRTPYGASIFQSKESSSVLSCDISVDDKYIVTGSGDKKATVYEVIY, from the exons ACTGAGATTGCCAAGAGACTAAACACCATCTGTGCCCAAGTCATTCCCTTCCTCTCACAGGAG catcagcagcaagtGGTCCAAGCTGTGGAGCGGGCCAAGCAGGTGACCATGGCCGAGCTGAATGCGGTCATCGGAGTACGGGGCCTGCCGGGCCTTCCACCAACG CAGCACCTGTCCCATAACCACAGTGGTGCCCCTGtgcccctcacccctcacccatCCGGCCTCCATCCCTCTCAGCTGGGCGGTTCAGCTGGTCTACTGGCTCTATCGGGGGGACTCGGTGCTCTCCCCCCTCACATGTTGGGAAAAGATGGCGGCGATAAAAAGCCCCACATGTCGGGGCCGGACTCACACGCATCAGGACCCGACCACCTGAGAG AACGAGAGCCCGGCACT AGTAACTCATCCCTTCCAGAAAGTCTTAGGAATTCAGATAAGCGACGCAATGGACCAGAGTTTCCAAACGACACCAAGAAGCGCAAGGTTGAGGACAAGGACTCCAGCCACTAT GACAGCGATGGGGAGAAGAGTGATGATAATTTAGTGGTGGATGTCTCGAATGAG GATCCAGCCTCCCCGCGTGGCACGCCTCTGCCCTCCCCTAGAGAAAACGGCCTGGATAAAGCACGTCTTCTCAAGAAAGACCCCTGTAGTCCAGCTTCTACTGCGTcatcagccagctcctcctccctcaagTCCAAAGAGATGGCAATG CGAGACAAAGCGGGAACACCTGGACTCAAGTCAAGCACACCCACACCCAGAGGGGACTCCACCCCAGGTCCGAGCGCCACTCCTGGAACCCGGCCTAGTCTATCAAAACCCCCATCAATGGAGATACCACATCCGGCCA ctGCAGGTCTGCGGACCCCCCTGGCCGTACCCGGCCCGTACCCGGGGGCCTTTGGTATGTTACCGCATGGGGCCGGGATGAACGGGGAGCTGGCAGGTGCAGCCGGAGCTGCAGCCTACGCTGCTGGATTGCACAACATGTCGCCTCAGATGAGTGTCGCTGCCGCGGCTGCTGTGGCTGCGTACGGCCGTTCACCTATG GTTGGTTTTGATCCTCATCCTCACATGCGAGTTCCTGGAATGCCTCCCAGTCTGACAGGAATCCCTGGCGGCAAACC TGCTTATTCTTTTCACGTGGCGGCCGACGGACAGATGCAGCCGGTACCGTTCCCTCCAGATGCTTTGGTGGGCCCGGGGATTCCTCGCCACGCCCGTCAGATCAACACACTGAACCACGGGGAGGTGGTGTGCGCCGTTACCATCAGTAACCCGACCCGACACGTATACACAGGAGGAAAGGGTTGCGTCAAGGTTTGGGACATCAGTCACCCAGGAAACAAGAGCCCGGTGTCGCAGCTCGACTGCCTG AACCGAGACAACTACATCCGCTCCTGTCGTCTCCTCCCTGATGGTCGCACACTGATTGTGGGAGGTGAGGCGAGCACGCTGTCAATCTGGGATTTGGCCACGCCCACTCCCAGGATTAAGGCAGAGTTAACATCATCGGCACCGGCGTGTTACGCTCTGGCCATTAGTCCAGACTCCAAggtctgcttctcctgctgcagcgaTGGAAACATTGCGGTCTGGGATTTACATAATCAGACGCTAGTCAG GCAGTTTCAGGGCCACACAGATGGAGCCAGCTGTATAGACATCTCCAATGATGGCACCAAGCTGTGGACCGGGGGCCTCGATAACACTGTCCGCTCCTGGGATCTGAGAGAGGGacggcagctgcagcagcatgaCTTCACATCACAG ATCTTCTCTCTTGGCTACTGTCCGACAGGAGAGTGGCTCGCTGTTGGAATGGAGAGCAGCAACGTGGAGGTCCTACACGTCACCAAGCCTGACAAATACCAGCTTCACCTCCATGAGAGCTGCGTGCTGtccctgcagtttgcctactGTG GTAAATGGTTTGTGAGCACAGGAAAGGATAACTTACTGAACGCTTGGAGAACACCCTATGGAGCCAGCATATTCCAG TCTAAAGAATCGTCTTCTGTGTTGAGCTGTGACATATCTGTGGACGACAAATACATCGTCACTGGTTCAGGGGACAAAAAGGCCACTGTTTACGAGGTCATCTACTAA
- the LOC120830914 gene encoding transducin-like enhancer protein 1 isoform X2, producing MFPQGRHPTPHQAPGQPFKFTIPESLDRIKEEFQFLQAQYHSLKMECEKLASEKTEMQRHYVMYYEMSYGLNIEMHKQTEIAKRLNTICAQVIPFLSQEHQQQVVQAVERAKQVTMAELNAVIGVRGLPGLPPTHLSHNHSGAPVPLTPHPSGLHPSQLGGSAGLLALSGGLGALPPHMLGKDGGDKKPHMSGPDSHASGPDHLREREPGTSNSSLPESLRNSDKRRNGPEFPNDTKKRKVEDKDSSHYDSDGEKSDDNLVVDVSNEDPASPRGTPLPSPRENGLDKARLLKKDPCSPASTASSASSSSLKSKEMAMRDKAGTPGLKSSTPTPRGDSTPGPSATPGTRPSLSKPPSMEIPHPATAGLRTPLAVPGPYPGAFGMLPHGAGMNGELAGAAGAAAYAAGLHNMSPQMSVAAAAAVAAYGRSPMVGFDPHPHMRVPGMPPSLTGIPGGKPAYSFHVAADGQMQPVPFPPDALVGPGIPRHARQINTLNHGEVVCAVTISNPTRHVYTGGKGCVKVWDISHPGNKSPVSQLDCLNRDNYIRSCRLLPDGRTLIVGGEASTLSIWDLATPTPRIKAELTSSAPACYALAISPDSKVCFSCCSDGNIAVWDLHNQTLVRQFQGHTDGASCIDISNDGTKLWTGGLDNTVRSWDLREGRQLQQHDFTSQIFSLGYCPTGEWLAVGMESSNVEVLHVTKPDKYQLHLHESCVLSLQFAYCGKWFVSTGKDNLLNAWRTPYGASIFQSKESSSVLSCDISVDDKYIVTGSGDKKATVYEVIY from the exons ACTGAGATTGCCAAGAGACTAAACACCATCTGTGCCCAAGTCATTCCCTTCCTCTCACAGGAG catcagcagcaagtGGTCCAAGCTGTGGAGCGGGCCAAGCAGGTGACCATGGCCGAGCTGAATGCGGTCATCGGAGTACGGGGCCTGCCGGGCCTTCCACCAACG CACCTGTCCCATAACCACAGTGGTGCCCCTGtgcccctcacccctcacccatCCGGCCTCCATCCCTCTCAGCTGGGCGGTTCAGCTGGTCTACTGGCTCTATCGGGGGGACTCGGTGCTCTCCCCCCTCACATGTTGGGAAAAGATGGCGGCGATAAAAAGCCCCACATGTCGGGGCCGGACTCACACGCATCAGGACCCGACCACCTGAGAG AACGAGAGCCCGGCACT AGTAACTCATCCCTTCCAGAAAGTCTTAGGAATTCAGATAAGCGACGCAATGGACCAGAGTTTCCAAACGACACCAAGAAGCGCAAGGTTGAGGACAAGGACTCCAGCCACTAT GACAGCGATGGGGAGAAGAGTGATGATAATTTAGTGGTGGATGTCTCGAATGAG GATCCAGCCTCCCCGCGTGGCACGCCTCTGCCCTCCCCTAGAGAAAACGGCCTGGATAAAGCACGTCTTCTCAAGAAAGACCCCTGTAGTCCAGCTTCTACTGCGTcatcagccagctcctcctccctcaagTCCAAAGAGATGGCAATG CGAGACAAAGCGGGAACACCTGGACTCAAGTCAAGCACACCCACACCCAGAGGGGACTCCACCCCAGGTCCGAGCGCCACTCCTGGAACCCGGCCTAGTCTATCAAAACCCCCATCAATGGAGATACCACATCCGGCCA ctGCAGGTCTGCGGACCCCCCTGGCCGTACCCGGCCCGTACCCGGGGGCCTTTGGTATGTTACCGCATGGGGCCGGGATGAACGGGGAGCTGGCAGGTGCAGCCGGAGCTGCAGCCTACGCTGCTGGATTGCACAACATGTCGCCTCAGATGAGTGTCGCTGCCGCGGCTGCTGTGGCTGCGTACGGCCGTTCACCTATG GTTGGTTTTGATCCTCATCCTCACATGCGAGTTCCTGGAATGCCTCCCAGTCTGACAGGAATCCCTGGCGGCAAACC TGCTTATTCTTTTCACGTGGCGGCCGACGGACAGATGCAGCCGGTACCGTTCCCTCCAGATGCTTTGGTGGGCCCGGGGATTCCTCGCCACGCCCGTCAGATCAACACACTGAACCACGGGGAGGTGGTGTGCGCCGTTACCATCAGTAACCCGACCCGACACGTATACACAGGAGGAAAGGGTTGCGTCAAGGTTTGGGACATCAGTCACCCAGGAAACAAGAGCCCGGTGTCGCAGCTCGACTGCCTG AACCGAGACAACTACATCCGCTCCTGTCGTCTCCTCCCTGATGGTCGCACACTGATTGTGGGAGGTGAGGCGAGCACGCTGTCAATCTGGGATTTGGCCACGCCCACTCCCAGGATTAAGGCAGAGTTAACATCATCGGCACCGGCGTGTTACGCTCTGGCCATTAGTCCAGACTCCAAggtctgcttctcctgctgcagcgaTGGAAACATTGCGGTCTGGGATTTACATAATCAGACGCTAGTCAG GCAGTTTCAGGGCCACACAGATGGAGCCAGCTGTATAGACATCTCCAATGATGGCACCAAGCTGTGGACCGGGGGCCTCGATAACACTGTCCGCTCCTGGGATCTGAGAGAGGGacggcagctgcagcagcatgaCTTCACATCACAG ATCTTCTCTCTTGGCTACTGTCCGACAGGAGAGTGGCTCGCTGTTGGAATGGAGAGCAGCAACGTGGAGGTCCTACACGTCACCAAGCCTGACAAATACCAGCTTCACCTCCATGAGAGCTGCGTGCTGtccctgcagtttgcctactGTG GTAAATGGTTTGTGAGCACAGGAAAGGATAACTTACTGAACGCTTGGAGAACACCCTATGGAGCCAGCATATTCCAG TCTAAAGAATCGTCTTCTGTGTTGAGCTGTGACATATCTGTGGACGACAAATACATCGTCACTGGTTCAGGGGACAAAAAGGCCACTGTTTACGAGGTCATCTACTAA